TCTTCGATAACCTGCTTGCCTGACTGCTTCAACGCTTGCTTAGATTGCGCGGCATGGCGAGTTGGATCTCGTACAGGGCGGCAAGCATGGCGAGGTAAGCGCGTTCACTTTCTGCTTCCTGGACCGACATTCCCTTGCAAGTCTGCGCACCCATGATCATGCCAAGGCACAACGCGTAGTTGCCTGCGAATGCGGTGGGTGATGGCTCTACGTGCTTGAGCCGCGTGTAAGACGCGTCGAGCGTCTTGCGAAGATTGGTTTGCATCGCCGAACTCCCTTAATTGTTAAGACCTTTGACGTCGCGCCCACGCATCAGCGGCTATACAAGCTATTACGCTTTCCAACGCAGACAGAATGTTCGCGGTCGCGCAATTGAGTGGGCTTAGAGCGGGTTGCTCTAGGGACTGGCTTATTTTGACTGACTGCCTGTTCTTCTCGATCGGAGATATCTTACTAAGCGCTTACTTTATAGAAACGGTCTGTTCAGGACATTTGCTTGTGAAGCCGCGAACGGGCCGGATTACTTGAAGAAAAAAAGCGCGGCAGGCCTGAAAACCTCCGCGCTATTTTAGAAGTTACCGCCGACCTTAGCGCGGCGTGTAATCGATCCGTTCCACACCGCCCGGGGTTCCAAGTAAACATACATTCGCGCCGCGCGCCGCGAACAATCCTACCGTCACCACGCCCGGCCACGCATTAAGTTGTGCTTCAAGCGCGAGCGGATCGGTGATCTTCAGCGTCTTCACGTCGATGATCTCGTTACCGTTGTCGGTGATAAACGGCGAACCATCCTGCTTCACCCGCAACACCGGAACACCGCCCAAGGCCGTGATGCGCCGGCCGATTGCCGTGCGTGCCATCGGCACGACTTCAATGGGTAACGGGAACGTACCAAGCACTTCGACGCGCTTGCTTGCGTCCGCGATGCAGACAAACACGTCCGCCACCGACGCCACGATCTTCTCGCGCGTAAGCGCCCCGCCGCCGCCCTTGATCATCGCGCCGTGGGGATCGATTTCGTCGGCGCCGTCCACATACACGGGCAACGATTCGATCTCGTTCAACTCCAGCACCTTGAAACCGTGCGCTTCGAGTCGAGCGGTAGTGGCAAGCGAGCTCGATACCGCCCCGCGATAACGCGACTTCGTGCTGGCGATGGCATCGATAAAACAATTCGCCGTCGTGCCCGTGCCGACGCCGATCACCGCGCCTTCGGGTACGTTGGCGTGGACATAGGCAGCCGCTTCGGCGGCGACCAGTTGCTTCAGTTCGTCTTGGGTCATGGCGGGAGTGACAGCGTAAAAGGGGAAACCTCAATTCTAGCTGAGCGGAGCCATGCGGCGTTTTCGCGGCACTGGCAGCGGCGCCAGCTCAGACGTGCATGAAAAAACCGAGCGGATTATGCGTGCGCGCTACCGACGCAATGAACGCGAACACGACGATTGCCAACAGGCCGAACACCGCTCGCGCGCCTTTCGTGCGAGCGCGTTTTAGCGCGAGCGTACCCAGCACGATATACACGATCAACCCGGCAATCTTCGCCGTCAGCCACGCCGCGTTCGGTCCAAAGCCAATGATTCCCACCAGCCCGATAGCGCTCAACAGCAGCAACGTATCCACGATATGCGGCACGATCTTCACCGCGCGGTTTTGCAACAGTGGGGACTCACGCAGCATCCAGATATAGCGAATGACAAAACCCAGGATGCTGAGCGCCGCGCAGGTCATATGCACGGAGCGCAGCGGCAGATAAAGATCGGACATGGGCGTGAGCAGCCTTTAAGGGAAGTATTTATCGAGCAACGCGGCCGCGATTGCATCTGTTTCTGCATCGGGGTTGCCCGCGTAATCGGTGGGGCGGAAGTGCATCTGGAATGCGGCGATCACCTGGCGCGTCTTGTCGTCGAGCACGCCGTCGGTTGCGACGTCGTAGCCGTATCGCTGGAGTTTCTGCTGCAAGGCAGCCACGTCGACCAGCGACTTGGGATCGCGTCCGGCGAGATGCTGCGCCACCGTGGCGTCATCGGGCCACGCGCCAATACCGTTATCGTAGAGCGTGCGCCAGGGGAATGCGGGGCCCGGATCGGTCTTGCGTTGAGGCGCGATATCGCTATGACCCACCACGCGCGTGGGGGGAATCTTGTAGCGCGTGACTATGTCTTTCGAGAGCTTCACGAGCGCATCGACCTGCGCCGGCGGATACGGTTGCCATGTGCGTCCCCGCGGTGTATCGATAGGACCCACGTTGACGTTTTCAATGCCGATTGACGCGGCGTTCAACTCCGTCGTTCCCTGCCATTCACTTTGGCCCGCATGCCATGCACGCTCCGATTCCGGCACGAGCTGATAGACCACCGGCTCGCCGTTCTCGATGGGTGGATTATCGGGCAAGACGTAGTGCACGCTGACGTCGTCCCCAGTCAGGACTGCGAGCGATCGCGCTTCGTCGCCTCGCGTGTAATGCATGACGAGAAAGCGCACGCGTGAGTCGGCGCTGGTCGCGTGATAACGCGTGTCGGCAATGTAGGTACCGCGATTGATCTCGGTGCTGGAGCATGCTGCGAGCAGCGCGCAACACACACCGCAAATGACGGCGGAGCGAAATCGCATGACGTGTGCTTACTTCTTCAGGGACCGTTGCCGCACCGCTTCGAACAAACAAATCCCGCTCGCCACCGACACATTCAGACTCTCGACGCTACCTGCCATCGGGATCTTCATGATCTCGTCGCAGGTTTCGCCGGTGAGGCGTCGCATGCCCTCGCCTTCCGCGCCGACAACAATCGCCACCGGACCATCGAGCTTCGTCTCATACACGCTCGCGGTCGCTTCGCCCGCCGTGCCGATCACCCACACGCCCGCGTCCTTCAACTCGCGCAACGCGCGCGCCAGATTCGTCACCGTGATGTACGGCACGGTTTCA
This window of the Caballeronia sp. SBC1 genome carries:
- a CDS encoding N-acetylmuramoyl-L-alanine amidase, producing the protein MRFRSAVICGVCCALLAACSSTEINRGTYIADTRYHATSADSRVRFLVMHYTRGDEARSLAVLTGDDVSVHYVLPDNPPIENGEPVVYQLVPESERAWHAGQSEWQGTTELNAASIGIENVNVGPIDTPRGRTWQPYPPAQVDALVKLSKDIVTRYKIPPTRVVGHSDIAPQRKTDPGPAFPWRTLYDNGIGAWPDDATVAQHLAGRDPKSLVDVAALQQKLQRYGYDVATDGVLDDKTRQVIAAFQMHFRPTDYAGNPDAETDAIAAALLDKYFP
- the rpiA gene encoding ribose-5-phosphate isomerase RpiA, whose amino-acid sequence is MTQDELKQLVAAEAAAYVHANVPEGAVIGVGTGTTANCFIDAIASTKSRYRGAVSSSLATTARLEAHGFKVLELNEIESLPVYVDGADEIDPHGAMIKGGGGALTREKIVASVADVFVCIADASKRVEVLGTFPLPIEVVPMARTAIGRRITALGGVPVLRVKQDGSPFITDNGNEIIDVKTLKITDPLALEAQLNAWPGVVTVGLFAARGANVCLLGTPGGVERIDYTPR
- a CDS encoding SirB2 family protein, whose amino-acid sequence is MSDLYLPLRSVHMTCAALSILGFVIRYIWMLRESPLLQNRAVKIVPHIVDTLLLLSAIGLVGIIGFGPNAAWLTAKIAGLIVYIVLGTLALKRARTKGARAVFGLLAIVVFAFIASVARTHNPLGFFMHV